GGAAATCCTCTAGACTGATGGGCAATGCAAGGCGATCTGGCGGACCTTCCTCTTCTCGGCGTGCTCGAACTGGTGCACTTCAGTCGCAAGACCGGTGTATTGGAAGTCAACAGCAAGGTGCCCTTCAACTTCACCTTTGTGCAGGGCGAGATTGTCGAGGGCGGGATTCTCGACTGGCTGGGCCTGGACGCCATCAATGCGCTGCCCCTGTCGCCCGAAGCCGGCCGCTTTCACTTTCACAGCCGCGAAATTGCCGGTCAGCCCATCAAACCCTTCGCGCGTCTGATGGGCGACTGGGCCCACCTGGTCGACGAGTGGAGCCGGGTCTGTGGCCTGATCGGCAGTCCCAGCCGGGTGCTGCGCGGCAACCTGAGCGGCTACGAGGAAGGTCGCAGCGTGCGAGCGGTGGCGCGCCAGGGCGGCGAGAAACTGTTCACCGTTGCGCAGCGGGCGGCGGACGCGGTGGCCAGTGGGAAGCTCAGCCTGACTGACCGGTACGCCTGGCACGTGCTGCGCATTCGTCATCCACGTTCGTCAGGGTCGGAGTTGCTGGTGGGATCTTCGCTGGAACACGTGCTGGACGGACAGCACAATCTGGGAGAATTGATCGCGCAGGGATACTCCGAGCAGGAGTTGCGCGAGTTTCTGTTGCACGAACTCCGCGAGGGTTTGCGCTTTCCTGGCGCGGGCTGGGTCTTGCGCGACCTGGCGTGGGAAACCGAAAACCTGACTCAGACGGCGCGCGCCGTCTGAGTCAAATGGATTCTGCCCCTTTTGCGTCGCCCAACGGTGTTTGCGGCTTTCCGATCCGGTGGCAACCGAACCGGGAAAGGCCCGGGCCCGTTTTGTTGCCCACCGCAAACACCAGGTCGCGCGGGTAATGCCGGTTCTGACTCAACGCTGAAGAGAGTGTGCTTCGGCGTTGCGGTTTCGAACGTCCATGGGTACGTCATCAGGGCGTGTACGCGGGGCGGTCGCGCCGCTTTGCATCAGCGCAGCCCGAACACCACGAAGTTGCTGTAACCTTCGCGCTTCAGGGCGGCCACCTGGGTTTGCAGGCTGGGATAGCCTTCACCGACCAGCAGCCCCATCCAGACGGGTCGGGGTGAGCGCGCCCGCACGTAGCGCGAGAGCACGTGCAGGTAGGTTGTGCTCTGCGAGTAGGCCATGGGAACAAAGACGTCCACCCCGGTCCAGCGCGGCCAGATCTGCAGTGTTTCGACTTTGTAGAAGGGGTAGTTGGGATTCACGGCGGCGGTGACCAGTCCCTCGCCGCCTGCTTCGCGGTAGGCCTTGCTCATGCCGTTGGCCACCTGGGTCAGCAGGTCCTGACGGTAGGCGTACCAGCGCGGATCCAGCCGTGACGGCAGGCGCCCGGTCAGTTGCGAGAAGGCGCGTGCGGCGGCTGGATGGTAGCCGTACTCGCCTCCGGCCGGATAGCGCAGATAGTCGAGGTGCAGGCCCAGCCGCGAGTAATTTTGCGCCAGTTCCCGTGACAGGGCGTATACGGTCTGCCGGACCCCATAGATGCTGGGATCGACGAACCCCATTCCGAGTTTGCCCCAGGTGGAGTCGGCTCCGGACGCGTCGCGGGTTTCCCACTCGGGGTGCAGGGCGAGCAGCCCTGAGTCCGAGCGGTAGCGCACAGGCGGCGCCCAGTACAGCACCTCGATCCAGGCATGCAGGCGCAGCCCCAGGCTCGCGGCGGCCTCGCGGTACTCGTTGAGTTTGTCGGTGCCGCTGAATTCGGGACGCTGCGGCGCCACCTTGCTGGGGTAAATGGTCATGCCGTGGTAGAAGCTCTCGACGAAGATATCGGTGTAGCCGGCTTCTTTGAGGGGGGTCAGGACTTCGGCGGCAGGCCGCCGGTCAGGTCGCAGCCAGGCACCCTGGATGCCCGAGCGTGCGTTGGCAGGCAGCAGCGCCGGTACTTGGGGCGCTCCGGTGGTGGCCGGCGGCAGGGGATGATCGGTCGTGCCCGGCAGGGCGGGTGTTCCCTGGGCGGGCGGTTGTGGCCAAGAAAGTGGTGACGTCTGGGTGCTGCTTTCAGAACGGGCCTGCTGTACCGGCGCGTCCAGGGCGAGCATGTCGAGGGCTCCCGGGC
The Deinococcus peraridilitoris DSM 19664 genome window above contains:
- a CDS encoding DUF4388 domain-containing protein; its protein translation is MQGDLADLPLLGVLELVHFSRKTGVLEVNSKVPFNFTFVQGEIVEGGILDWLGLDAINALPLSPEAGRFHFHSREIAGQPIKPFARLMGDWAHLVDEWSRVCGLIGSPSRVLRGNLSGYEEGRSVRAVARQGGEKLFTVAQRAADAVASGKLSLTDRYAWHVLRIRHPRSSGSELLVGSSLEHVLDGQHNLGELIAQGYSEQELREFLLHELREGLRFPGAGWVLRDLAWETENLTQTARAV
- a CDS encoding family 10 glycosylhydrolase, which codes for MLRPLLIGLVATLLAVAGFGPGALDMLALDAPVQQARSESSTQTSPLSWPQPPAQGTPALPGTTDHPLPPATTGAPQVPALLPANARSGIQGAWLRPDRRPAAEVLTPLKEAGYTDIFVESFYHGMTIYPSKVAPQRPEFSGTDKLNEYREAAASLGLRLHAWIEVLYWAPPVRYRSDSGLLALHPEWETRDASGADSTWGKLGMGFVDPSIYGVRQTVYALSRELAQNYSRLGLHLDYLRYPAGGEYGYHPAAARAFSQLTGRLPSRLDPRWYAYRQDLLTQVANGMSKAYREAGGEGLVTAAVNPNYPFYKVETLQIWPRWTGVDVFVPMAYSQSTTYLHVLSRYVRARSPRPVWMGLLVGEGYPSLQTQVAALKREGYSNFVVFGLR